The Burkholderia lata genome contains a region encoding:
- a CDS encoding 3-(methylthio)propionyl-CoA ligase, with the protein MGKPLLGQMMGMPLLVSSLISHAARHAGDTEIVSKRVEGDLHRYTYRDCERRAKQLAQALTRLGVESGDRVGTLAWNGYRHLEAYYGIGGMGAVCHTINPRLFPEQIAYIVNHAEDRYVFFDINFAPLVEAIAPQCPHVKGWVAMTDAAHLPSGTTPFLCYETLVEAEDGHYDWPRLDEQQASGLCYTSGTTGNPKGVLYSHRSTVLHAYGAALPDAMNLSAMDAVLPVVPMFHVNAWGLPYAVPLTGGKLVLPGKDLDGKSLYELMEAERVTFSAGVPTVWLGLLNYMREAGVRFSTLNRTVIGGSACPPAMLRTFEDEYGVRVIHAWGMTELSPLGTLAKLNWAQSQRPLDAQRKLLEKQGRVICGVDMRIVGDDGHELPWDGVAFGELQVRGPWVIDHYFRGEASPLSDGWFPTGDVATIDPDGFLQITDRSKDVIKSGGEWISSIDIENVAIAHPGVAEAACIACAHPKWTERPLLVVVPREGASLSRDALLAFYEGKVAKWWIPDDVVFVESLPHTATGKLQKLKLRETFRDYVLPTAVCEP; encoded by the coding sequence ATGGGTAAGCCGTTGCTGGGCCAGATGATGGGCATGCCGTTGCTGGTGTCCTCGCTGATTTCTCATGCCGCGCGGCACGCCGGCGATACGGAGATCGTGTCGAAGCGCGTGGAAGGCGATCTGCATCGCTACACGTACCGCGATTGCGAACGCCGCGCGAAGCAGCTGGCGCAGGCGCTCACGCGGCTCGGCGTCGAATCCGGCGATCGCGTCGGTACGCTTGCGTGGAACGGCTACCGGCATCTGGAAGCGTATTACGGGATCGGCGGGATGGGCGCCGTGTGCCACACGATCAACCCGCGCCTGTTCCCCGAGCAGATCGCGTACATCGTCAATCACGCGGAAGACCGCTACGTCTTCTTCGACATCAATTTCGCACCGCTCGTCGAGGCCATCGCGCCGCAATGTCCGCATGTGAAGGGCTGGGTCGCGATGACGGACGCGGCGCACCTGCCGTCCGGCACGACGCCGTTCCTCTGCTACGAAACGCTCGTCGAAGCGGAGGATGGCCACTACGACTGGCCGCGCCTCGACGAGCAGCAGGCGTCGGGGCTCTGCTACACGTCGGGCACGACCGGCAACCCGAAGGGCGTGCTGTATTCGCACCGCTCGACCGTGCTGCACGCGTACGGCGCCGCGCTGCCCGACGCGATGAACCTGTCCGCGATGGACGCCGTGCTGCCCGTCGTGCCGATGTTCCACGTCAACGCGTGGGGGCTGCCGTACGCGGTACCGCTCACGGGCGGCAAGCTCGTGCTGCCCGGCAAGGATCTCGACGGGAAATCGCTGTACGAGTTAATGGAAGCCGAGCGCGTGACGTTCTCTGCGGGCGTGCCGACCGTGTGGCTCGGCCTGCTCAACTACATGCGCGAAGCCGGCGTGCGCTTCTCGACGCTGAACCGCACGGTGATCGGCGGCTCCGCGTGCCCGCCCGCGATGCTGCGCACCTTCGAGGACGAATACGGCGTGCGCGTGATCCACGCATGGGGGATGACCGAGCTGTCGCCGCTCGGCACGCTCGCGAAGCTCAACTGGGCGCAATCGCAGCGGCCGCTCGACGCGCAGCGCAAGCTGCTCGAGAAGCAGGGGCGCGTGATCTGCGGCGTCGACATGCGCATTGTCGGCGACGACGGCCACGAGCTGCCGTGGGACGGCGTCGCGTTCGGCGAACTGCAGGTGCGCGGCCCGTGGGTGATCGACCACTACTTTCGCGGCGAGGCGTCGCCGCTGTCGGACGGCTGGTTCCCGACCGGCGACGTCGCGACGATCGACCCCGACGGCTTCCTGCAGATCACCGACCGCAGCAAGGACGTGATCAAGTCGGGCGGCGAGTGGATCAGCTCGATCGACATCGAGAACGTCGCGATCGCGCACCCGGGCGTGGCCGAGGCCGCCTGCATCGCCTGTGCACACCCGAAATGGACCGAGCGCCCGCTGCTCGTCGTGGTGCCGCGCGAAGGGGCGAGCCTGAGCCGCGACGCGCTGCTCGCGTTCTACGAAGGCAAGGTCGCGAAATGGTGGATTCCCGACGACGTCGTATTCGTCGAATCGCTGCCGCACACCGCGACCGGCAAGCTGCAGAAGCTGAAGCTGCGCGAGACGTTCCGCGATTACGTGTTGCCGACGGCGGTCTGCGAGCCGTAA
- a CDS encoding protein adenylyltransferase SelO — MSFSRSAADAADTLPDLAATLGEPAVGAFVTLGDAFHTRLPAAPLAAPYVVGFSGEVAQLLDLPPSIAAQPGFAELFAGNPTRDWPANAMPYASVYSGHQFGVWAGQLGDGRALTIGERTGTDGRRYELQLKGSGRTPYSRMGDGRAVLRSSIREFLCSEAMHHLGIPTTRALTVIGSDQPVVREEIETSAVVTRVSESFVRFGHFEHFFSNDRPDLLRQLADHVIDRFYPECRRADDPYLALLEAATLRTADLVAQWQAVGFCHGVMNTDNMSILGVTIDYGPFGFVDAFDANHICNHSDTSGRYAYRMQPRIAHWNCYCLAQALLPLIGLQHGIDDDDARAERAVEDAQAVLAKFPERFGPALERAMRAKLGLELERESDAELANKLLETMHASHADFTLTFRRLAQISKHDASRDAPVRDLFIDRDAFDAWANLYRARLSEETRDDAARAAAMNRVNPKYVLRNHLAEVAIRRAKEKDFSEVERLAQILRRPFDEQPEHEAYAALPPDWAGSLEVSCSS, encoded by the coding sequence ATGTCGTTTTCCCGAAGCGCAGCCGATGCGGCTGACACCCTCCCCGACCTCGCCGCCACGCTCGGCGAGCCCGCCGTTGGCGCATTCGTCACGCTCGGCGACGCGTTTCATACACGGCTGCCGGCCGCGCCGCTTGCGGCGCCGTACGTCGTCGGCTTTTCCGGCGAAGTCGCGCAACTGCTCGACCTGCCGCCGTCGATCGCCGCGCAGCCCGGCTTCGCCGAGCTGTTCGCCGGCAACCCGACGCGCGACTGGCCTGCCAACGCGATGCCGTATGCATCGGTGTATTCCGGCCACCAGTTCGGCGTGTGGGCCGGCCAGCTCGGCGACGGCCGCGCGCTGACGATCGGCGAGCGCACCGGCACGGACGGCCGCCGCTACGAGCTGCAGCTGAAAGGCAGCGGCCGCACGCCGTATTCGCGGATGGGCGACGGCCGCGCGGTGCTGCGCTCGTCGATCCGCGAATTCCTGTGCTCGGAAGCGATGCATCACCTCGGCATCCCGACCACGCGCGCACTGACGGTGATCGGTTCCGACCAGCCGGTGGTGCGCGAAGAGATCGAGACGTCGGCCGTCGTCACGCGCGTGTCGGAGAGCTTCGTGCGCTTCGGCCACTTCGAGCACTTCTTCTCGAACGATCGCCCCGACCTGCTGCGCCAGCTCGCCGATCACGTGATCGACCGCTTCTATCCGGAGTGCCGCCGCGCCGACGATCCGTACCTCGCGCTGCTCGAAGCCGCGACGCTGCGCACGGCCGATCTCGTCGCGCAGTGGCAGGCCGTCGGCTTCTGTCATGGCGTGATGAACACCGACAACATGTCGATCCTCGGCGTGACGATCGACTACGGCCCGTTCGGCTTCGTCGATGCGTTCGACGCGAACCACATCTGCAACCACTCGGATACGAGCGGCCGCTACGCCTACCGGATGCAGCCGCGCATCGCGCACTGGAACTGCTATTGCCTCGCGCAGGCGCTGCTGCCGCTGATCGGCCTGCAGCACGGCATCGACGACGACGATGCGCGCGCCGAACGTGCAGTGGAGGATGCGCAGGCCGTGCTCGCGAAGTTCCCGGAACGGTTCGGCCCCGCGCTCGAACGTGCGATGCGCGCGAAGCTCGGCCTCGAGCTCGAACGCGAGAGCGATGCCGAGCTCGCCAACAAGCTGCTCGAGACGATGCATGCGAGCCATGCGGATTTCACGCTGACGTTCCGCCGGCTCGCGCAGATCTCGAAGCACGACGCGAGCCGCGACGCACCCGTGCGCGACCTGTTCATCGACCGCGACGCGTTCGATGCGTGGGCGAACCTCTACCGCGCGCGCCTGTCCGAGGAAACGCGCGACGATGCGGCACGTGCAGCCGCGATGAACCGCGTGAACCCGAAATACGTGTTGCGCAACCATCTCGCCGAAGTCGCGATCCGGCGCGCAAAGGAAAAGGATTTTTCGGAAGTCGAGCGGCTCGCGCAGATTCTGCGTCGGCCGTTCGACGAACAACCGGAGCATGAAGCGTACGCGGCGTTGCCGCCCGACTGGGCCGGGTCGCTCGAAGTGAGCTGCTCGTCCTGA
- the msrB gene encoding peptide-methionine (R)-S-oxide reductase MsrB, which translates to MSHDSDDKTFPYEKDDAELRRRLTPMQYEVTQHAATERAFTGEYTDTEDDGIYKCVVCSTPLFESGSKFHSGCGWPSYFKPLNGEVIDEKVDYSHGMVRVEVRCNHCGAHLGHVFEDGPRDQTGLRYCINSAALNFESRPENE; encoded by the coding sequence ATGTCCCACGATTCCGACGACAAGACCTTCCCGTACGAGAAGGACGACGCCGAGCTGCGCCGCCGGCTCACGCCGATGCAGTACGAAGTCACGCAGCATGCGGCCACCGAGCGTGCGTTCACCGGCGAATACACCGACACCGAAGACGACGGCATCTACAAATGCGTCGTCTGCAGCACGCCGCTGTTCGAATCCGGCTCCAAATTCCACTCGGGCTGCGGCTGGCCCAGCTACTTCAAGCCGCTCAACGGCGAGGTGATCGACGAAAAGGTCGACTACTCGCACGGGATGGTGCGTGTCGAGGTGCGCTGCAACCACTGCGGCGCGCATCTCGGCCACGTCTTCGAGGACGGCCCGCGCGACCAGACCGGTTTGCGGTACTGCATCAATTCGGCTGCGTTAAACTTCGAGTCCCGACCCGAAAACGAATGA
- a CDS encoding septation protein A, giving the protein MKFLFDLFPIILFFAAFKVWGIFTATAVAIVATLAQVAWVAFRHRKVDTMLWVSLGVIVVFGGATLVLHDEKFIQWKPTVLYWLFAIGLLAARYAFGNNLIEKMMGKQLTLPHPVWDKLNVAWALFFAVLGVANLYVVHNFTESQWVNFKLFGTTGAMVVFIILQSLWLTKYLKDE; this is encoded by the coding sequence ATGAAATTCCTGTTCGATCTGTTTCCGATCATCCTGTTTTTTGCCGCCTTCAAGGTCTGGGGCATCTTTACCGCTACCGCCGTCGCGATCGTCGCGACGCTGGCCCAGGTCGCATGGGTTGCCTTCCGGCACCGGAAGGTCGACACGATGCTGTGGGTCAGCCTCGGCGTGATCGTCGTTTTCGGTGGCGCCACCCTCGTCCTGCATGACGAGAAATTCATTCAATGGAAACCGACTGTGCTGTACTGGCTGTTTGCGATCGGGCTGCTCGCCGCGCGCTATGCGTTCGGCAACAACCTGATCGAGAAGATGATGGGCAAGCAGCTCACGCTGCCGCACCCCGTGTGGGACAAGCTGAACGTCGCCTGGGCGCTGTTCTTCGCGGTGCTCGGCGTCGCGAACCTGTACGTGGTGCACAACTTCACCGAATCGCAATGGGTGAACTTCAAGCTGTTCGGCACGACGGGCGCGATGGTCGTATTCATCATCCTGCAAAGCCTGTGGCTCACGAAATACCTGAAGGACGAGTGA
- a CDS encoding BolA family protein gives MTDAFLHASPDERIALIEARLTAALAPESLTVRDDSAQHAGHAGASAGGHFTVTIVSAAFAGKPRVARHRLVYDALADAMQRGIHALAIVAYTPEEFNESSI, from the coding sequence ATGACGGACGCCTTTCTCCACGCGTCGCCCGACGAACGCATCGCGCTGATCGAAGCGCGCCTCACCGCGGCGCTCGCGCCCGAATCGCTCACCGTGCGCGACGATAGCGCGCAGCACGCGGGCCATGCCGGCGCGTCCGCCGGCGGCCACTTCACGGTCACGATCGTGTCGGCCGCCTTCGCGGGCAAGCCGCGCGTCGCGCGCCACCGGCTGGTGTATGATGCGCTCGCTGATGCGATGCAGCGCGGCATTCACGCGCTCGCGATCGTGGCTTACACGCCCGAAGAATTCAACGAATCTTCAATCTAG
- a CDS encoding peptidylprolyl isomerase: protein MILKSPRLWVAAAAFAAAPAFAQNIAVVNGTPIPKSRADAMVAQLVQQGQTDSPQLQQAVRQELVNREILMQEAIREGIPNRPDVKAQIAVAQQTVVLRSMIESFLKKNQPTDAEVKARYDDLVKGAGGNREYHLHHILVDNEQQAKDLIAKIKAGAKFEDLAKQYSKDPGSGKNGGDLDWSDPKAYVPEFAAAAQKLQKGQMTDTPVKTQFGWHIIRVDDIRDIAPPPFDQVKAQIAQQLVQQKLQAFEEGLRQQAKIQ, encoded by the coding sequence ATGATCCTGAAATCCCCCCGCCTGTGGGTCGCGGCGGCTGCTTTTGCAGCGGCACCGGCATTTGCCCAGAACATCGCCGTCGTCAACGGCACGCCGATTCCGAAGTCGCGCGCCGACGCGATGGTTGCTCAGCTCGTCCAGCAAGGCCAGACCGACAGCCCGCAACTGCAGCAGGCCGTTCGCCAGGAACTCGTGAACCGCGAAATCCTGATGCAGGAAGCGATCCGCGAAGGCATCCCGAACCGCCCGGACGTGAAGGCGCAAATCGCCGTCGCGCAGCAGACCGTCGTGCTGCGTTCGATGATCGAGAGCTTCCTGAAGAAGAACCAGCCGACCGATGCCGAAGTGAAGGCGCGTTACGACGACCTCGTCAAGGGCGCCGGCGGCAATCGTGAATACCACCTGCACCACATCCTCGTCGACAACGAGCAGCAGGCGAAGGACCTGATCGCGAAGATCAAGGCCGGCGCGAAGTTCGAGGATCTCGCGAAGCAGTACTCGAAGGATCCGGGTTCGGGCAAGAACGGCGGCGATCTCGACTGGTCCGACCCGAAGGCGTACGTGCCGGAATTCGCGGCGGCCGCGCAGAAGCTGCAGAAAGGCCAGATGACCGACACGCCGGTGAAGACGCAGTTCGGCTGGCACATCATCCGTGTCGACGACATCCGCGACATCGCCCCGCCGCCGTTCGATCAGGTGAAGGCACAGATCGCGCAGCAACTCGTGCAGCAGAAGCTGCAGGCGTTCGAGGAAGGTCTGCGCCAGCAGGCAAAAATCCAGTAA
- a CDS encoding GNAT family N-acetyltransferase: MMFDPNAPVEVVTLRDQRASEGDAIGRVIVAAFAGEPEGGQFERRIVDTLRADGALSVSLVAERDGRLIGHVAFSPVSIGGELSGSQGWYGLAPLAVLPDCQRQSIGAGLVRTGLDALRRIGARGCVLLGEPAYYTRFGFAPSGDIVFPGVPPEYFLALSLDDSAPRPSGDVRYHDVFYPA; encoded by the coding sequence ATGATGTTCGACCCGAACGCACCGGTCGAGGTCGTCACGCTGCGCGACCAGCGCGCAAGCGAGGGCGACGCGATCGGTCGCGTGATCGTCGCGGCGTTCGCGGGCGAGCCGGAAGGCGGGCAGTTCGAACGGCGGATCGTCGATACGCTGCGTGCGGACGGTGCGTTGAGCGTCTCGCTCGTCGCGGAGCGCGACGGCCGCCTGATCGGGCATGTTGCGTTCTCGCCGGTGTCGATCGGCGGCGAACTGTCCGGCAGCCAGGGCTGGTACGGGCTGGCCCCGCTCGCGGTGCTGCCCGACTGCCAGCGGCAGAGCATCGGTGCAGGGTTGGTGCGCACGGGGCTCGACGCGTTGCGCCGGATTGGCGCGCGCGGCTGCGTGCTGCTCGGCGAACCCGCGTATTACACGCGGTTCGGCTTTGCGCCATCCGGTGACATCGTGTTCCCGGGCGTGCCGCCCGAGTATTTCCTCGCGCTGTCGCTCGACGATTCGGCGCCGCGGCCGTCGGGTGACGTTCGCTATCACGACGTGTTCTATCCCGCGTAG
- the purL gene encoding phosphoribosylformylglycinamidine synthase produces the protein MAHFSCFPGASALSDFRQTRLLDTLKQIDANIVAVRGQFLHFVNAAEPLSADDSARIDALMHYGAPFEPATEKGTAETFVVLPRFGTVSPWASKATDIAQHCGLTQVRRIERGVEFTVTLKSGLLGGKKALSDDARAAVAAALHDRMTESVVAARDDAKHLFDELPAKPLASVDVLGVGRGALERANVELGLALADDEIDYLVDAFRKLERNPTDVELMMFAQANSEHCRHKIFNAQWTIDGEAQDMSLFAMIRNTEKLNPQGTIVAYSDNSSIMVGAEAERWFPRNAGAAGEPGERYGRHTELTHTLMKVETHNHPTAISPFPGAATGAGGEIRDEGATGRGARPKAGLTGFTVSNLDLPDARQSWENARDAAQPVGERNPNDAHGPYGRPDRIASPLQIMIDGPLGGAAFNNEFGRPNLGGYFRVYEQNVGGKVQGYHKPIMIAGGLGNIADQHTHKHDVPAGSLLIQIGGPGMRIGMGGGAASSMATGANTAELDFDSVQRGNPEIERRAQEVINGCWQLGAENPILSIHDVGAGGLSNAFPEIVDGAGKGARFELRKVALEESGLSPREIWSNEAQERYVLAIAPADLPRFEAICARERCPFAVVGVATDERQLKLVDDEATGADEYPVDMPMEVLLGKPPRMHRDVTRVATERVPVDVTGIALSEVAVDVLKHPTVGSKSFLITIGDRSVGGTSVRDQMVGPWQVPVADCAVTALDYAGFKGEAMTMAERTPLAVIDAPASGRMAVGEAITNIASAPIASLDKLKLSANWMAACGTAGEDAALFDTVKAIGMELCPALGIGIPVGKDSLSMKTKWDEQGVAKEVVSPVSLIISAFAPVEDVRRHLTPQLRRIADAGDSVLIAIDLGRGKNRMGGSIFAQVTQQVGDTTPDVDDAEDLKRFFNAIQSLNAQDKLLAYHDRSDGGLWATVCEMAFAGHAGVSLNVDMLTLDPNHESDYGDAKDWAKQTSGRREDRTLRALFSEELGAVVQVRATDRDAVLGALREFGLSACSHVIGSVNDRDVIEVYRDAKKVFDAPRTELHRAWSEVSWRIARLRDNPACADAEYDALLDVADPGISPVLSFDPADDIAAPFIATGARPRVAILREQGVNSHLETAYAFDRAGFDAHDVHMSDLLAGRATLADFAGAVACGGFSYGDVLGAGEGWAKTIRFNANLADMFSAFFARPDTFALGICNGCQMLSSIASMIPGAEAWPKFTRNKSEQFEARFSFVEVEKSPSIFFAGMEGSRIPVAVAHGEGYADFSQQGDIDRVAVAMRFVDHRGEATEGYPFNPNGSPAGITSVTTADGRFSVLMPHMERVHRTVAMSWHPESWGEASPWMRVFRNARRWIG, from the coding sequence ATGGCTCACTTCTCGTGTTTTCCCGGCGCTTCGGCCCTCTCCGATTTCCGTCAAACCCGTCTGCTCGACACGCTCAAGCAAATCGACGCCAACATCGTCGCGGTGCGCGGGCAGTTCCTGCACTTCGTCAATGCGGCCGAGCCGCTGTCGGCCGACGACAGCGCGCGCATCGACGCGCTGATGCACTACGGCGCGCCGTTCGAGCCGGCGACCGAGAAGGGCACGGCCGAGACCTTCGTCGTGCTGCCGCGCTTCGGCACGGTCTCGCCGTGGGCGAGCAAGGCGACCGACATCGCGCAGCACTGCGGCCTCACGCAGGTGCGCCGCATCGAGCGCGGCGTCGAGTTCACGGTCACGCTGAAGTCGGGCCTGCTCGGCGGCAAGAAGGCGCTGTCGGACGACGCTCGCGCGGCCGTCGCAGCCGCGCTGCATGACCGGATGACCGAAAGCGTGGTCGCGGCGCGTGACGACGCGAAGCACCTGTTCGACGAACTGCCGGCCAAGCCGCTCGCGAGCGTCGACGTGCTGGGCGTCGGCCGTGGTGCGCTCGAACGCGCGAACGTCGAGCTGGGCCTCGCGCTCGCCGACGACGAGATCGACTACCTGGTCGACGCGTTCCGCAAGCTCGAACGCAACCCGACCGACGTGGAACTGATGATGTTCGCGCAGGCGAACAGCGAGCACTGCCGCCACAAGATCTTCAACGCGCAGTGGACGATCGACGGCGAAGCGCAGGACATGTCGCTGTTCGCGATGATCCGCAACACCGAAAAGCTGAACCCGCAGGGCACGATCGTCGCGTATTCGGACAACTCGTCGATCATGGTCGGCGCCGAAGCCGAACGCTGGTTCCCGCGCAACGCGGGCGCGGCCGGCGAGCCGGGCGAGCGCTACGGCCGCCACACCGAGCTCACGCACACGCTGATGAAGGTCGAGACGCACAACCACCCGACGGCGATCTCGCCGTTCCCGGGTGCGGCGACCGGCGCGGGCGGCGAGATCCGCGACGAAGGCGCGACGGGCCGCGGTGCGCGTCCGAAGGCCGGCCTCACGGGCTTCACCGTGTCGAACCTCGATCTGCCCGACGCACGCCAGTCGTGGGAAAACGCACGCGACGCGGCCCAGCCGGTCGGCGAGCGCAACCCGAACGACGCGCACGGCCCGTACGGCCGCCCGGACCGCATCGCTTCGCCGTTGCAGATCATGATCGACGGCCCGCTCGGCGGCGCCGCGTTCAACAACGAATTCGGCCGTCCGAACCTCGGCGGCTATTTCCGCGTGTACGAGCAGAACGTCGGCGGGAAGGTGCAGGGCTATCACAAGCCGATCATGATCGCGGGCGGCCTCGGCAACATCGCCGACCAACATACGCACAAGCATGACGTGCCGGCCGGCTCGCTGCTGATCCAGATCGGCGGCCCCGGCATGCGGATCGGGATGGGCGGCGGCGCCGCGAGCTCGATGGCGACCGGCGCGAACACGGCCGAACTCGACTTCGACTCGGTGCAGCGCGGCAACCCCGAAATCGAGCGTCGCGCGCAGGAAGTGATCAACGGCTGCTGGCAGCTCGGCGCGGAAAACCCGATCCTGAGCATCCACGACGTCGGCGCGGGCGGCCTGTCGAACGCGTTCCCCGAGATCGTCGACGGTGCGGGCAAGGGCGCGCGCTTCGAGCTGCGCAAGGTCGCGCTCGAGGAATCGGGCCTGTCGCCGCGCGAAATCTGGTCGAACGAGGCGCAGGAGCGCTATGTGCTGGCGATCGCGCCGGCCGACCTGCCGCGCTTCGAGGCGATCTGCGCACGTGAGCGCTGCCCGTTCGCGGTGGTCGGTGTCGCAACCGACGAACGCCAGCTGAAGCTCGTCGACGACGAAGCGACGGGCGCCGACGAATACCCGGTCGACATGCCGATGGAAGTGCTGCTCGGCAAGCCGCCGCGCATGCATCGCGACGTCACGCGCGTGGCGACCGAGCGCGTGCCGGTCGACGTGACGGGCATCGCGCTGTCGGAAGTCGCGGTCGACGTGCTGAAGCACCCGACGGTCGGCAGCAAGTCGTTCCTGATCACGATCGGCGACCGCTCGGTTGGCGGCACGTCGGTGCGCGACCAGATGGTCGGCCCGTGGCAGGTGCCGGTGGCCGACTGCGCGGTCACCGCGCTCGACTACGCGGGCTTCAAGGGCGAAGCGATGACGATGGCCGAGCGCACGCCGCTCGCGGTGATCGATGCACCGGCATCGGGCCGCATGGCGGTCGGCGAGGCGATCACGAACATCGCGAGCGCGCCGATTGCGTCGCTCGACAAGCTGAAGCTGTCGGCGAACTGGATGGCTGCATGCGGCACGGCCGGCGAGGACGCCGCGCTGTTCGACACGGTCAAGGCGATCGGCATGGAACTGTGCCCGGCACTCGGGATCGGCATCCCGGTCGGCAAGGATTCGCTGTCGATGAAGACGAAGTGGGACGAGCAGGGCGTCGCGAAGGAAGTGGTATCGCCGGTGTCGCTGATCATCTCCGCGTTCGCGCCGGTCGAGGATGTGCGCCGTCACCTGACGCCGCAACTGCGCCGCATCGCCGACGCGGGCGACAGCGTGCTGATCGCGATCGATCTCGGCCGCGGCAAGAACCGGATGGGCGGCAGCATCTTCGCGCAGGTTACGCAGCAGGTCGGCGACACGACGCCGGACGTCGACGACGCAGAAGACCTGAAGCGTTTCTTCAACGCGATCCAGTCGCTCAATGCGCAAGACAAGCTGCTGGCATACCACGACCGCTCGGACGGCGGCCTGTGGGCGACGGTGTGCGAAATGGCGTTCGCGGGCCACGCGGGCGTGTCGCTGAACGTCGACATGCTGACGCTCGACCCGAATCACGAATCCGACTACGGCGACGCGAAGGACTGGGCGAAGCAGACGAGCGGCCGTCGCGAAGATCGCACGCTGCGCGCGCTGTTCTCCGAAGAACTCGGCGCTGTCGTCCAGGTGCGTGCGACCGATCGTGACGCGGTGCTCGGCGCGCTGCGCGAGTTCGGCCTGTCGGCGTGCTCGCACGTGATCGGCTCGGTCAACGATCGCGACGTGATCGAGGTGTATCGCGACGCGAAGAAGGTCTTCGACGCACCGCGCACCGAACTCCATCGCGCATGGAGCGAAGTGAGCTGGCGCATCGCGCGCCTGCGCGACAACCCCGCATGCGCGGATGCCGAATACGACGCGCTGCTCGACGTGGCCGATCCGGGCATCTCGCCGGTGCTGAGCTTCGATCCGGCCGACGACATCGCCGCGCCGTTCATCGCGACGGGCGCACGGCCGCGCGTCGCGATCCTGCGCGAGCAGGGCGTGAACTCTCACCTGGAAACGGCCTACGCGTTCGATCGCGCGGGCTTCGATGCGCACGACGTGCACATGAGCGACCTGCTCGCGGGCCGTGCGACGCTCGCCGATTTCGCGGGTGCGGTCGCCTGCGGCGGCTTCTCGTACGGTGACGTGCTGGGCGCGGGCGAAGGCTGGGCGAAGACGATCCGTTTCAACGCGAACCTCGCCGACATGTTCTCGGCGTTCTTCGCGCGTCCGGACACGTTCGCCCTCGGCATCTGCAACGGCTGCCAGATGCTGTCGAGCATCGCGTCGATGATTCCGGGCGCGGAAGCGTGGCCGAAGTTCACGCGCAACAAGTCCGAGCAGTTCGAGGCGCGCTTCTCGTTCGTCGAAGTGGAAAAGTCGCCGTCGATCTTCTTCGCGGGGATGGAAGGCTCGCGGATTCCGGTCGCGGTCGCGCACGGCGAAGGCTATGCAGACTTCTCGCAGCAGGGCGACATCGATCGCGTCGCGGTCGCGATGCGTTTCGTCGACCACCGCGGCGAAGCGACCGAGGGCTATCCGTTCAACCCGAACGGCTCGCCGGCCGGCATCACGTCGGTCACGACGGCCGACGGCCGCTTCTCGGTGCTGATGCCGCACATGGAGCGTGTGCATCGTACGGTCGCGATGAGCTGGCACCCGGAAAGCTGGGGTGAAGCGAGCCCGTGGATGCGCGTGTTCCGCAACGCGCGCCGCTGGATCGGCTGA